In the genome of Haemophilus pittmaniae, one region contains:
- a CDS encoding uroporphyrinogen-III C-methyltransferase encodes MAKENQTQNASEETVSVAPEAVAPAQGTTTIVKKSGTALSLLALLVALGVGGAGFYLGQQQLEGIQQQLSSLSVTTPQTSTPAFDAKVLVPLEEANKAMQQQLSRVESQIQSKTQELAALQTQINQLAAKNQTQQPTDWLFSEADFLLNNALRKLMLDNDVETAVSLLKLADETLLKVSNSQAQEVRGAIGQDLKILLSMDSVDQNAVMQKLSQLANSVDELPLLNVNFDTEKSDKPSDSLDDWQENVEKTANSFLNHFIRISPKHGSDRKELLAPNQDIYLRENIRLRLQLAIMAVPRQQNELYKQSLDAVASWIRSYFDTNDEATKSFLKSVDELAEQSIYVDVPDHLQSLTLLDKYLNRAPLTVQKVAIEADKDAAVTTAPSATATEVTPEAAPAKEPAAEAKE; translated from the coding sequence ATGGCGAAAGAAAATCAAACGCAAAACGCTTCAGAAGAAACAGTTTCAGTTGCTCCTGAAGCCGTTGCTCCAGCTCAAGGTACAACGACAATCGTAAAAAAAAGCGGTACAGCACTCAGTCTCCTTGCTTTATTAGTTGCATTGGGTGTTGGGGGGGCCGGCTTTTATTTGGGACAACAACAGCTTGAAGGCATTCAGCAACAATTAAGTAGCCTGTCGGTTACCACTCCACAAACGAGTACACCGGCTTTCGATGCAAAAGTTTTAGTGCCATTAGAAGAAGCCAATAAAGCTATGCAACAGCAATTGAGTAGGGTGGAAAGCCAAATTCAAAGCAAAACTCAGGAACTGGCTGCATTACAGACTCAGATCAATCAATTAGCAGCGAAGAACCAAACACAGCAACCTACGGATTGGTTGTTCTCTGAGGCAGACTTTCTACTCAATAATGCACTACGCAAGTTAATGCTCGATAATGATGTAGAGACCGCGGTATCCTTGCTAAAATTGGCGGATGAAACCTTGCTTAAGGTGAGTAATAGTCAGGCTCAGGAAGTGCGTGGGGCGATTGGACAGGATTTAAAAATCTTGTTGTCGATGGATAGTGTTGACCAAAATGCAGTGATGCAAAAATTATCACAACTGGCTAATAGCGTAGATGAACTCCCGTTACTTAATGTTAATTTCGATACAGAGAAGAGCGATAAACCGTCCGATTCACTTGATGATTGGCAGGAAAATGTGGAAAAAACCGCAAATTCGTTCTTAAATCACTTTATCCGTATTTCACCAAAACATGGTTCTGATCGTAAAGAATTGCTGGCTCCAAATCAGGATATTTATTTGCGTGAGAATATTCGTTTGCGTTTACAATTGGCCATCATGGCGGTACCGCGTCAGCAAAACGAACTCTATAAACAATCTCTTGATGCTGTCGCCTCTTGGATAAGAAGTTATTTTGATACCAATGATGAAGCGACTAAAAGCTTCTTAAAATCCGTTGACGAGTTAGCCGAACAATCGATTTATGTGGATGTACCGGATCACTTGCAAAGTTTGACTTTATTAGACAAATACCTTAATCGTGCGCCATTGACCGTACAAAAGGTCGCGATTGAAGCCGATAAAGATGCAGCCGTAACCACAGCACCGAGTGCTACCGCGACGGAAGTTACGCCAGAAGCTGCACCGGCTAAAGAGCCTGCAGCTGAAGCGAAGGAGTAA
- a CDS encoding heme biosynthesis protein HemY, which translates to MFRILLLMVALLAGLIAGPYLSGNQGYVQIETTNHIIEMSLTTLVILFVAILAIIYALEWMVSRFLRLSGNTYSWFSRRKRVKAQRQTLEGLMRMNEGDYAKAEKLIGKNAKHSDEPVLNLIKAAEAAQQKGDEFTANRYLIEATELAGSDNLLVELARTRILLQQNKLPAARSSVDSLLEMAGRNKEVLKLAVEIYSRSKAYQALDQLLDAVRDAGLYSNEEFARLKVSTEAGLLDEKMNEEGVDGLLSWWDGLPRRRHNDIELKTALISRLIDCNDQESAYEFTLDIVKKSGDNTPLSHELCQQITRLQPVDNAKLIKLLEKRCKHSAPTHSCCLHRALGYLYVRNNEFASAADAFKQVIESPDKLTATDLTMATYVFEKAGETALAEQVKQQSLQSAMSINPESTALTESK; encoded by the coding sequence ATGTTTAGAATTCTTTTATTGATGGTAGCACTCCTTGCAGGCCTTATTGCCGGTCCTTATTTGTCGGGTAATCAGGGATATGTGCAGATTGAGACGACAAACCATATCATTGAAATGTCATTGACGACATTAGTGATTTTATTTGTCGCGATATTAGCGATTATTTATGCGCTGGAATGGATGGTTAGTCGTTTTTTGCGTTTGAGTGGTAATACCTATAGCTGGTTTTCCCGCCGCAAACGGGTAAAAGCGCAACGTCAAACCCTGGAAGGGTTGATGCGAATGAATGAAGGGGATTATGCCAAAGCAGAAAAACTGATTGGTAAAAATGCCAAACATTCCGATGAGCCCGTGTTGAATCTAATTAAAGCAGCTGAAGCAGCTCAACAAAAAGGTGATGAATTTACTGCTAACCGTTATTTAATTGAAGCAACGGAATTAGCCGGTTCGGATAATCTATTGGTTGAGTTGGCGCGTACTCGTATTTTGTTACAACAAAATAAATTACCGGCAGCTCGTAGTTCCGTAGATAGCCTATTAGAGATGGCCGGCCGCAATAAGGAAGTCTTAAAATTAGCGGTAGAAATCTATAGTCGTTCAAAAGCTTATCAAGCATTAGATCAGCTATTAGATGCGGTAAGAGATGCTGGTTTGTACAGCAATGAAGAATTTGCACGCTTAAAAGTGAGCACAGAAGCTGGCTTGCTAGATGAAAAGATGAATGAAGAAGGCGTCGATGGTCTATTGAGTTGGTGGGATGGTTTACCACGTCGCCGCCATAATGACATTGAATTGAAAACCGCTTTAATTAGCCGTTTGATCGATTGTAATGATCAGGAATCCGCTTATGAATTCACTTTGGATATTGTGAAAAAATCCGGTGATAACACGCCATTGAGCCATGAGTTGTGCCAACAGATCACCCGTTTACAACCTGTAGATAATGCTAAATTAATCAAGTTATTGGAAAAACGTTGTAAGCATAGCGCCCCGACACACAGTTGCTGTTTGCATCGGGCTTTGGGGTATTTATATGTGCGTAACAATGAATTTGCCTCTGCGGCAGACGCTTTTAAACAGGTAATTGAAAGCCCCGATAAGCTCACCGCCACCGATCTTACTATGGCGACTTATGTGTTTGAAAAAGCTGGAGAAACTGCGTTAGCTGAACAGGTAAAACAGCAAAGCTTGCAAAGTGCGATGTCAATTAATCCGGAAAGTACGGCTTTAACCGAGAGTAAATAG
- the hypB gene encoding hydrogenase nickel incorporation protein HypB yields MCTTCGCGHPEQVRIGELPHSHDGDNETKSSKTPPHFSTATFQAQTTSDDTQKRLLKLEIDVLSKNNRLADQNRRFFANQQMRVFNLVSSPGSGKTTLLTTTLNALKDKQDCYVIEGDQQTENDADRIRATGVPAIQVNTGKGCHLDAQMVAEAIVKLQPGAESLLFIENVGNLVCPSEFDLGEQAKVVILSVTEGEDKPLKYPHMFAASKLMILNKVDLLPYLKFDVEKCIGYAKQVNPAIEVIALSATTGEGLDDWLAYLAR; encoded by the coding sequence ATGTGTACCACTTGTGGTTGCGGACATCCTGAACAAGTCCGCATCGGCGAACTACCTCACAGCCATGACGGCGATAATGAGACTAAAAGCTCGAAAACTCCTCCGCATTTCTCTACTGCGACTTTCCAGGCTCAAACAACGTCTGACGATACTCAAAAACGCCTACTTAAATTAGAAATTGATGTATTAAGTAAAAATAATCGCTTGGCTGATCAAAACCGTCGTTTTTTTGCTAACCAACAAATGCGGGTGTTTAACCTGGTTTCTAGCCCCGGTTCGGGTAAAACTACTTTGCTTACCACTACGCTTAATGCGTTAAAAGATAAGCAAGATTGCTATGTTATTGAAGGGGATCAACAAACCGAAAATGATGCGGACAGAATCCGTGCTACCGGTGTCCCTGCCATTCAAGTAAATACCGGTAAGGGTTGTCATTTGGATGCGCAAATGGTGGCGGAGGCGATTGTAAAACTACAACCAGGTGCCGAGAGCCTTCTATTTATCGAAAACGTTGGTAATTTGGTTTGTCCATCGGAATTTGATTTGGGTGAACAAGCTAAAGTCGTGATTTTGTCAGTTACTGAAGGTGAAGATAAGCCGTTGAAATACCCGCATATGTTTGCGGCTTCTAAATTAATGATTTTAAATAAAGTGGACTTATTGCCTTACCTTAAGTTCGATGTTGAAAAATGCATTGGTTATGCCAAACAGGTCAATCCGGCGATTGAAGTCATTGCTCTTTCCGCGACCACCGGCGAAGGCTTGGATGATTGGTTAGCCTATTTAGCGCGGTAA
- the hypD gene encoding hydrogenase formation protein HypD → MQFIDEFRDPKLAKYLVARLNELMDQLPQYTAENPLYLMEVCGGHTHTIFKFGLDRLLPPSIEFIHGPGCPVCVLPMGRIDVCIEIAQKPDVIFCTFGDAMRVKGRRGSLLEAKAQGADVRIVYSPLDALNIARSNPDKKVVFFSLGFETTMPSSAVTLQQAKLQNISNFWIVCQNITIIPTLHSLLAQDSVKIDGFIAPGHVSMVIGSEPYQSLVDSYHKPFVITGFEPLDILQAIVMLVQQFVDGRCEIENQYKRIVHSSGNQLAQQAMREVFQLKKSSEWRGLGEIAESGVELTPAYQQFDAETYFHSQPQQVADDPNSRCGDVLTGKCKPSDCKLFATQCNPDNAYGALMVSSEGACAAYYQYRRE, encoded by the coding sequence ATGCAATTTATTGATGAATTTCGTGATCCTAAACTGGCTAAATATTTGGTGGCCCGTTTAAATGAATTGATGGATCAATTACCGCAATATACCGCGGAAAACCCACTTTACTTAATGGAAGTTTGTGGTGGACATACCCATACTATTTTTAAATTTGGACTTGATCGTTTACTTCCGCCTTCTATTGAATTTATTCATGGGCCGGGATGTCCGGTATGCGTACTGCCAATGGGGCGGATTGATGTGTGTATTGAAATCGCACAAAAGCCGGATGTGATTTTTTGTACTTTTGGTGATGCAATGCGGGTCAAAGGTCGTCGAGGTTCTTTGCTTGAGGCAAAGGCTCAAGGGGCTGATGTACGGATCGTGTATTCACCGTTAGATGCGCTGAATATTGCGCGTAGCAATCCAGATAAAAAAGTGGTGTTCTTCTCGCTTGGCTTTGAAACCACGATGCCAAGTTCGGCGGTGACTTTGCAGCAAGCCAAGCTGCAGAATATTTCGAATTTCTGGATTGTTTGTCAAAACATTACCATTATTCCAACACTGCATAGTTTGTTGGCGCAAGATAGTGTAAAGATCGATGGCTTTATTGCTCCGGGTCATGTGAGCATGGTGATCGGTTCCGAACCCTATCAATCATTGGTAGATAGTTACCATAAACCTTTTGTTATCACCGGTTTTGAACCCTTAGATATTTTGCAGGCCATCGTAATGTTGGTACAACAGTTCGTCGATGGTCGTTGTGAAATTGAAAACCAATATAAGCGCATCGTCCACTCTTCCGGTAATCAACTTGCCCAACAGGCAATGCGTGAAGTTTTTCAATTGAAAAAATCCAGTGAATGGCGTGGTTTGGGTGAAATTGCCGAGTCGGGGGTTGAATTGACTCCGGCCTATCAGCAATTTGATGCGGAAACCTATTTCCACAGTCAGCCACAACAAGTGGCCGATGACCCTAATTCGCGTTGTGGTGATGTGTTGACCGGGAAATGTAAACCATCCGATTGCAAACTATTTGCCACCCAATGTAATCCAGACAATGCTTATGGAGCCTTGATGGTTTCTTCGGAAGGCGCATGTGCGGCTTATTATCAATATCGGAGAGAATAA
- the hypE gene encoding hydrogenase expression/formation protein HypE, producing MSDFITMAHGNGGGAMQKLINELFVEAFANPLLAQGEDQARLPLAPLVASGDQLAFSTDSFVIDPIFFPGGNIGKLAVCGTLNDVAVCGAYPRYLSCGFILEEGLPFSELQAVVEAMAKTARDAGVQIVTGDTKVVQKGAVDKIFINTAGIGVIPQGLDWGMHRIEAGDQIIVSGTLGEHGATILNLRENLGIQTDLHSDCAVLAPLIDLLRPFDGVKALRDATRGGVNAVLHEFAQAQGLGMQIYEDELPILPAVRGICEILGLDALNFANEGKLVIVAAKAQAEAIIEALRSHPLGTRATIIGEVTEDKKVRLIGGFGQSRLLDLPTNEPLPRIC from the coding sequence ATGAGCGATTTTATTACGATGGCGCACGGCAATGGCGGCGGTGCGATGCAAAAATTAATTAATGAATTGTTTGTTGAAGCCTTTGCTAATCCACTTTTGGCACAAGGGGAAGATCAGGCGCGTTTGCCATTGGCACCGCTAGTGGCATCTGGTGACCAACTAGCTTTTAGTACCGACAGCTTTGTGATTGATCCGATTTTCTTTCCGGGCGGTAATATTGGCAAATTGGCAGTATGTGGCACATTAAATGATGTTGCGGTATGTGGCGCCTATCCGCGTTATTTATCCTGTGGTTTTATTTTGGAAGAAGGATTACCGTTTAGCGAACTGCAAGCAGTAGTTGAGGCTATGGCGAAAACTGCTCGTGATGCGGGAGTTCAAATCGTCACTGGTGATACCAAAGTCGTACAAAAAGGTGCTGTGGATAAGATTTTTATCAATACCGCCGGTATTGGTGTGATCCCTCAAGGTTTGGATTGGGGAATGCACCGAATTGAAGCGGGCGATCAGATTATCGTCAGCGGTACCTTAGGCGAGCATGGTGCAACTATTCTCAATTTACGCGAAAACCTCGGTATTCAAACCGATTTACATAGCGATTGCGCCGTATTGGCTCCATTAATCGATCTTTTACGTCCGTTTGACGGTGTAAAAGCATTGCGTGATGCGACTCGTGGTGGTGTGAATGCGGTGTTGCACGAATTTGCCCAGGCCCAAGGCTTAGGGATGCAAATTTATGAAGATGAACTGCCGATTTTGCCGGCAGTACGCGGTATTTGTGAAATTTTAGGATTAGATGCACTTAATTTTGCAAATGAAGGTAAATTGGTGATAGTTGCGGCTAAGGCACAGGCTGAGGCAATTATTGAAGCATTGCGCAGTCACCCGCTAGGCACACGGGCAACGATTATTGGTGAAGTGACTGAAGATAAAAAAGTGCGTTTGATCGGCGGTTTTGGCCAGTCCCGGTTATTGGATTTACCAACTAACGAGCCCTTGCCACGGATCTGCTAA
- a CDS encoding DKNYY domain-containing protein, with product MKYPKLTLALFLILIFLCLYAFLMGLVTFISEEPDKFKELKGSEFYITDDDKVYAQVPSGGKFELIGAKASTFKYLNTGKYDNRNVGMSEDAVYCGNLVMRGLSPQNVRALGNGYFSDGKMTYFCDSVSEPNLDIKGVIEVWQIFSHALFNTPKAQTHIYKFRPVDNLNLSPILGFGYAQDGEKAYYDGRLLVDAKASQLRYIDEISGRKSIYFTTDGENVYYKSAKLALKFTPEMRQIASMWNLYYLYEPNSGMVYVNDHEFTSEFAPYTPLFSLSDKHSYHVLFRGRDGIYYWERKWQWYNDESEGEFVRAGDDPFKGEITPLFGDVIVSGGETFFLRTYEVWRNNRSGRSLSSRNTGIFKLPTQGEWRRIGTSRNGVYGAVYTNGEKFYYFDEIGHNWHLTSSIYEIKEPDIVEILTRPYRSSGNLGVEDIFNMIKSGAMVPAKGEFVVEAISDFNDDDENFWFGIFLLSIAIGSYIWAYYRKRLPQASKKKYKGLIVK from the coding sequence ATGAAATATCCCAAATTGACCTTAGCTCTTTTTCTGATTTTAATTTTTCTCTGTTTGTACGCTTTTCTTATGGGACTCGTGACTTTTATCAGCGAGGAGCCGGACAAGTTTAAAGAGCTCAAAGGTAGTGAATTTTACATCACGGATGATGATAAGGTTTATGCTCAAGTACCAAGTGGCGGTAAATTTGAGTTGATTGGGGCAAAAGCGAGTACATTTAAATATCTCAATACCGGTAAATACGACAATCGCAATGTTGGTATGAGTGAAGATGCGGTGTATTGCGGTAACCTAGTGATGCGTGGTTTATCTCCGCAAAATGTAAGAGCACTCGGAAATGGTTACTTTAGTGACGGCAAGATGACTTATTTTTGCGACAGCGTAAGCGAGCCAAATCTTGATATAAAAGGCGTAATTGAGGTGTGGCAAATTTTCTCTCACGCCCTTTTTAATACTCCAAAAGCGCAAACCCACATCTATAAGTTTAGACCGGTTGATAATTTAAATTTATCGCCAATTCTAGGTTTTGGTTACGCACAAGATGGCGAGAAGGCCTATTATGATGGCCGATTGTTGGTGGATGCGAAGGCTAGCCAACTCAGATATATCGATGAAATCTCTGGTCGAAAAAGCATTTATTTCACCACTGATGGCGAAAATGTCTATTATAAAAGCGCAAAACTCGCACTTAAATTCACGCCAGAGATGCGTCAGATCGCCAGTATGTGGAATTTGTACTATCTCTATGAGCCAAACAGCGGCATGGTCTATGTCAATGATCATGAATTTACCTCCGAATTTGCTCCCTATACACCACTTTTTAGTCTGAGCGATAAGCATTCTTATCATGTGCTATTTCGTGGCCGGGATGGGATTTATTATTGGGAACGAAAATGGCAATGGTATAACGATGAGAGCGAAGGTGAATTTGTTAGAGCAGGAGACGATCCATTTAAGGGGGAGATAACCCCGCTCTTTGGTGATGTGATCGTCAGTGGTGGTGAGACGTTTTTTTTAAGAACCTATGAAGTTTGGCGCAATAATCGAAGCGGTCGTAGTCTTAGTAGTCGTAATACCGGTATTTTTAAGCTCCCTACGCAGGGAGAATGGCGTAGAATTGGGACTTCTAGAAATGGCGTTTATGGCGCAGTTTATACAAATGGCGAGAAGTTTTACTACTTTGATGAAATAGGACATAACTGGCATCTCACCAGCAGTATCTATGAGATAAAAGAACCTGACATAGTCGAAATTCTTACACGCCCTTACCGCTCTAGTGGCAATTTAGGTGTCGAAGATATTTTTAATATGATAAAAAGTGGAGCTATGGTACCGGCAAAGGGGGAATTTGTTGTTGAAGCGATTAGTGACTTTAACGATGACGATGAGAATTTTTGGTTTGGGATATTCTTGCTAAGTATAGCGATTGGTTCTTATATTTGGGCATATTACAGAAAACGTCTCCCCCAAGCGAGTAAAAAGAAATATAAGGGACTCATTGTTAAGTAG
- the hcr gene encoding NADH oxidoreductase: MANTNKNPLCINELQVYSIVKETADITTINLIAQDFYPYQPGQYAMVSIRNTPHIARAYSLSSTPGESRFVSITVREIEGGKGSPWLSHEVKVGDQVWFSDPMGDFSCEKVVADNYLLAGAGSGITPVMSMARWLLKNRPEVNLTVLHSVHSPEDVIFKQEWAELQAKYPKFNFVINATENAVAPMKSGRITQQMIAEIVPNIQDYTVMTCGPQSYMDHLREIVLALGGSEQRFFTEAFFDNNIQSGIDYDKQTTLTIKGMSNQQFNVPVGMTLLAALEEHEQPVVSGCRTGLCGLCKTKVLGGEVETVRTGDLTAEEIAEGYVLACSCRLKSDVSVAL; encoded by the coding sequence ATGGCTAACACCAATAAAAACCCATTATGTATTAATGAATTACAGGTTTATTCAATCGTCAAAGAAACAGCCGATATCACTACTATCAACCTTATCGCGCAAGATTTCTATCCATATCAACCGGGCCAATATGCCATGGTTAGCATCCGTAATACGCCACATATTGCCCGTGCTTACTCACTTTCCTCTACTCCCGGAGAAAGCCGCTTCGTTAGCATCACTGTACGAGAAATTGAAGGGGGGAAAGGTTCACCATGGTTGAGCCACGAAGTGAAAGTCGGTGATCAGGTATGGTTCTCTGATCCGATGGGTGATTTTAGTTGTGAAAAAGTCGTTGCCGATAATTATTTATTGGCTGGAGCCGGTAGTGGTATTACCCCGGTAATGTCAATGGCACGCTGGTTATTAAAAAATCGTCCAGAAGTTAATCTCACCGTATTGCACAGTGTTCATTCTCCAGAGGATGTCATCTTCAAACAAGAATGGGCTGAATTACAGGCTAAATACCCGAAATTCAACTTCGTAATCAATGCAACTGAAAATGCCGTTGCACCAATGAAATCTGGTCGTATTACGCAACAAATGATTGCCGAAATCGTCCCGAATATCCAAGATTACACCGTAATGACCTGTGGTCCACAAAGCTATATGGATCATCTCCGGGAGATCGTATTGGCTCTGGGGGGCAGCGAACAACGTTTCTTTACCGAGGCTTTCTTTGATAACAATATTCAAAGTGGTATTGATTATGACAAACAAACTACATTAACTATCAAAGGCATGAGTAACCAACAATTCAATGTACCGGTTGGCATGACTTTACTAGCAGCCTTGGAAGAACACGAGCAACCGGTGGTTAGTGGCTGTCGCACTGGTTTGTGTGGCCTGTGCAAAACCAAAGTATTGGGTGGCGAAGTAGAAACCGTACGTACAGGCGATCTCACTGCCGAAGAAATTGCCGAAGGTTATGTATTAGCCTGTAGCTGCCGTCTGAAATCAGACGTTAGCGTTGCGCTATAA
- the hcp gene encoding hydroxylamine reductase — protein sequence MYCVQCEQTMVTDKGNGCSYSQGMCGKTAETSDLQDLLIACLHSLSAWALKARELGIINHQADSFAPRAFFSTLTNVNFDSARIVGYAQQALIYRNDLIREISKVEANPTLNHPLAHIELKGSTIEELAKQAKEFALDIDRAAIGEEAHGVRLLCLYGLKGAAAYLEHAYVLDKFDNDIYTEYHQFMSWLGTQPSNLNELVEKALAIGSMNFKVMAMLDAGETEHFGNPVPATVNVRPVAGKCILISGHDLKDLKELLEQTEGKGINVYTHGEMLPAHGYPELKKYKHLVGNYGSGWQNQQKEFARFPGAIIMTSNCLIDPNVGDYADRIFTRNIVGWPGVTHLDDHDFTPVIEKALACKGFPYTELEHHITVGFGRKTLIDASDAVIDLVKAGKLSHVFVIGGCDGDKEERHYYTDLAYALPKDTAVLTLGCGKYRFNKLDFGTIDGGIPRLLDAGQCNDTYSAIMLAVTLSQKLGIGLNELPLSIVLSWFEQKAIIVLLTLLALGVKNVYTGPSKPAFLNDNVMALLNQTFGLNGLTTPEQDFGHIINKQA from the coding sequence ATGTACTGCGTACAATGTGAACAAACTATGGTTACCGATAAAGGTAACGGCTGTAGTTATAGCCAAGGAATGTGCGGCAAAACTGCCGAAACCTCCGATCTACAAGACTTATTGATCGCTTGTTTACACAGCTTATCTGCTTGGGCGTTAAAAGCGCGTGAATTAGGCATTATTAATCATCAAGCAGATTCTTTTGCGCCACGCGCATTCTTCTCCACCCTCACTAACGTAAACTTTGACTCTGCCCGCATCGTAGGTTATGCCCAACAGGCACTAATCTATCGTAATGACCTGATTCGTGAAATCAGCAAAGTAGAAGCCAATCCAACTCTTAACCATCCATTAGCCCATATTGAATTAAAAGGTTCAACTATCGAAGAATTAGCCAAACAAGCTAAAGAATTCGCCTTGGATATCGATCGTGCGGCAATCGGTGAAGAAGCCCATGGCGTCCGCCTGCTTTGTTTATATGGCTTAAAAGGTGCAGCAGCTTATTTAGAGCACGCTTACGTATTAGATAAATTCGATAATGATATCTATACCGAATACCATCAATTCATGTCTTGGCTAGGTACCCAACCAAGCAACTTAAATGAGTTGGTGGAAAAAGCCTTAGCTATCGGTTCAATGAACTTCAAAGTGATGGCTATGTTGGATGCCGGTGAAACAGAGCATTTCGGTAACCCGGTTCCGGCCACAGTAAACGTCCGTCCGGTTGCAGGAAAATGTATCTTAATTTCCGGCCATGATTTAAAAGACTTAAAAGAATTATTAGAACAAACCGAAGGTAAAGGCATCAATGTGTATACTCACGGTGAGATGCTACCGGCACATGGCTATCCGGAACTCAAAAAATACAAACATTTAGTTGGTAACTACGGCAGTGGCTGGCAAAATCAACAAAAAGAATTTGCTCGCTTCCCGGGCGCTATCATCATGACATCTAACTGTTTGATCGACCCAAACGTAGGCGACTACGCGGATCGTATCTTTACCCGCAATATCGTTGGCTGGCCGGGTGTTACCCACTTGGATGATCATGATTTCACCCCTGTCATCGAAAAAGCTCTTGCATGCAAAGGTTTCCCATACACCGAATTGGAACACCACATCACCGTTGGTTTTGGCCGTAAAACCCTAATTGATGCCTCCGATGCAGTTATCGATTTAGTCAAAGCGGGGAAACTCAGTCATGTTTTCGTCATCGGTGGTTGTGATGGCGACAAAGAAGAGCGTCACTACTACACTGATTTAGCTTATGCATTACCAAAAGATACTGCAGTATTAACCTTAGGTTGCGGTAAATACCGTTTCAACAAATTAGACTTCGGTACTATCGACGGCGGTATTCCTCGTTTATTGGATGCAGGTCAATGTAATGATACCTACTCGGCTATTATGCTCGCGGTAACCTTATCGCAAAAACTGGGCATTGGCTTAAATGAATTACCATTATCTATCGTCCTTTCCTGGTTCGAACAGAAAGCCATTATCGTATTGCTTACCTTATTGGCACTAGGCGTGAAAAACGTCTATACCGGCCCAAGCAAACCGGCTTTCTTAAACGACAATGTGATGGCGTTACTCAACCAAACCTTCGGCTTAAACGGTTTAACCACGCCGGAACAGGATTTTGGTCACATCATCAACAAACAGGCTTAA
- a CDS encoding ornithine carbamoyltransferase, producing MAFNLKNRHLLSLVNHSEREIKYLLDLARDLKRAKYAGTEQQKLKGKNIALIFEKTSTRTRCAFEVAAYDQGAQVTYIDPNSSQIGHKESMKDTARVLGRMYDAIEYRGFKQEIVQELADYAGVPVFNGLTDEFHPTQMLADVLTMIENCDKPLSEIKYVYIGDARNNMGNSLLLIGAKLGMDVRICGPKALLPDAELVELCEGFAKQSGARITVTDDIDKAVKDVDFVHTDVWVSMGEPLETWGERIKLLLPYQVTPELMKRTGNSKVKFMHCLPAFHNSETKVGRQIAEKYPELANGIEVTEDVFESPQNIAFEQAENRMHTIKAVLYASLI from the coding sequence ATGGCTTTTAACCTTAAAAATAGACATTTACTTAGCTTGGTAAACCACAGCGAACGTGAAATTAAATATCTATTAGACTTAGCTCGAGATTTAAAACGGGCAAAATATGCAGGAACCGAACAGCAAAAATTAAAAGGAAAAAACATCGCATTAATCTTTGAAAAAACCTCCACTCGAACCCGCTGCGCCTTTGAAGTTGCCGCTTATGACCAAGGTGCTCAAGTTACCTATATCGATCCAAACTCTTCTCAAATCGGCCATAAAGAAAGTATGAAAGATACCGCCCGAGTATTAGGCCGTATGTATGATGCAATTGAATATCGTGGTTTTAAACAAGAAATAGTACAGGAACTTGCAGATTATGCTGGAGTTCCTGTTTTTAATGGTTTAACCGATGAATTTCACCCAACTCAAATGTTAGCCGATGTACTAACCATGATCGAAAATTGCGATAAACCATTAAGTGAAATTAAATATGTTTATATTGGTGATGCTCGTAATAATATGGGGAACTCATTGTTACTAATCGGTGCAAAATTAGGTATGGATGTGCGGATCTGCGGGCCAAAAGCGCTATTGCCGGATGCTGAGCTAGTTGAACTATGTGAAGGTTTTGCGAAACAAAGCGGTGCACGTATTACAGTTACAGACGACATCGATAAAGCGGTGAAAGATGTAGACTTTGTACATACGGATGTGTGGGTCTCCATGGGTGAACCGTTAGAAACCTGGGGCGAACGGATCAAACTATTGCTTCCTTATCAAGTCACGCCGGAATTAATGAAACGTACCGGTAACAGCAAAGTTAAATTTATGCACTGTCTACCGGCATTCCATAACAGTGAAACCAAGGTTGGTCGTCAAATTGCAGAAAAATATCCTGAATTGGCCAATGGTATTGAAGTGACTGAAGATGTTTTCGAATCACCACAAAATATCGCCTTTGAACAGGCTGAAAACCGTATGCATACGATTAAAGCCGTACTTTATGCCAGCTTAATTTAA